A single Cyclopterus lumpus isolate fCycLum1 chromosome 1, fCycLum1.pri, whole genome shotgun sequence DNA region contains:
- the mmaa gene encoding methylmalonic aciduria type A protein, mitochondrial, producing MPHIYHKMRRFGFSLHRHISSTVPSRTRTCCLLQRVLPSSQSTVPGPSCQYKRDVSTALGSHIQDPSGPEQRLLDKLYEGLIGGQRASLAESITLVETQHPRKKELAQVLLQRVLVYRREQESRNGGKPVAFRVGLSGPPGAGKSSFIEVVGKMLTARGHKVSVLAVDPSSCTTGGSLMGDKTRMTELSRDMSAFIRPSPASGTLGGVTRTTNEAIVLCEGAGYDIVLVETVGVGQSEFAVADMVDMFVLLIPPAGGDELQGIKRGIIERADLVVVTKSDGDLVVPARRIQTEYTSALKLLRRQSKSWNPKVVRASSYTSEGIPEVWAKMESYRDAMLARGELQGRRRDQQKVWLWTLIQENALCHFQNHPSVREALPHLEERVTKGAISPGLAADLLLKAFSSSS from the exons ATGCCCCACATTTACCATAAAATGCGGAGGTTTGGCTTCTCCCTCCATCGCCACATCTCTTCCACTGTCCCCTCGCGCACCAGGACATGCTGCCTCCTCCAAAGGGTCCTCCCGAGTTCCCAGAGCACCGTGCCTGGTCCCAGCTGCCAGTACAAGAGGGATGTGAGCACAGCCCTTGGGTCGCACATACAGGACCCGAGTGGGCCCGAGCAGAGGCTGCTGGATAAACTGTACGAAGGGCTGATCGGAGGACAGCGGGCGTCTCTGGCGGAGTCCATCACTTTGGTGGAGACCCAGCATCCCAGGAAGAAAGAGCTTGCTCAGGTGCTGCTGCAGAGGGTGCTGGTCTAcaggagggagcaggagagtCGTAATGGAGGGAAGCCCGTGGCTTTCCGAGTAG GTCTGTCCGGTCCTCCAGGAGCGGGGAAGTCGTCCTTCATCGAGGTGGTGGGGAAGATGTTAACAGCACGTGGACATAAGGTCTCAGTGCTGGCTGTTGACCCGTCCTCCTGCACTACAGGAG GGTCTCTGATGGGTGATAAGACTCGTATGACTGAACTCTCCAGGGACATGAGCGCTTTCATCAGGCCATCGCCGGCCTCAGGAACACTTGGTGGAGTCACCAGAACAACTAATGAGGCCATTGTTCTCTGTGAAGGAGCGGGATATGACATTGTCCTTGTCGAGACCGTAG gtGTGGGCCAGTCTGAGTTTGCAGTGGCTGACATGGTTGACATGTTTGTGCTGCTGAttcctccagcagggggcgatgAACTCCAG GGTATCAAGAGAGGCATCATTGAGAGGGCCGACTTGGTGGTGGTGACGAAGTCGGATGGAGACCTGGTGGTGCCAGCCCGGAGGATCCAGACCGAATACACCAGCGCCCTCAAGCTGCTCAGGAGACAGTCCAAGTCCTGGAACCCtaag GTGGTGCGCGCCTCCTCATACACCAGTGAGGGCATCCCAGAGGTCTGGGCAAAGATGGAGTCGTACCGGGACGCCATGTTGGCCCGCGGTGAACTGCAGGGCCGGAGGAGGGACCagcagaaggtttggctgtgGACTTTGATCCAGGAGAACGCCCTCTGCCATTTCCAGAATCACCCCAGTGTCAGAGAGGCTCTGCCTCACCTCGAGGAGAGGGTCACCAAAGGAGCCATCTCCCCGGGCCTGGCTGCTGACCTGCTTCTTAAAGccttctcatcatcatcataa